The genomic region GGACCGCGGATCACCAGTTCGCCCGGAACGCCCGGCGGCACCCGGTTTCCCTCATCGTCGACGACAAAGGCTTCGGTGTTGGGAATGGCGATGCCGACCGAGCCGGGTCGGCCATCCAACTCTTCAGGCGGCAGATAGGTGCAGCGCTTGCATTCCGTCAGGCCGTACATGGAATAGAGCCGAGCCGAGGGGAAGAGTTCTCTCAAACGCGCGATATGGGCCGGCGGCAACGCCGCGGCGGTGTTGGAAATATAGCGAAGGCTCGGCAGGAAGCCGGGCTCGAGATCGCGCATCTGCAGGATCATCGCGGCCATCGTCGGCACCAGCGGAAAGCCCGTCACGCCTTCGGCGCGAATGCGCTCGAAGATCGCCTGCGGGAAGGCAAAGGACTTTTCGAGTACCAGCGTCGCCCCGAGCCGGACAGCCATCAGGAGCTGATATAGGCCATAGTCGAAGGCAAGCGGCAGGACGTTGAGGATGATGTCGTCGGGCGTGTTGCGAAGATAGGTGGTGATCGATTCCGAAGCGGCATCGACGTTTCGATGCGTCATCATCACCCCCTTGGGCCGGCCGGTCGACCCGGAGGTGTAGATCAGCATGGCGAGATCGACATCGATGCCGCCGTGAGGAACAGGCATGGGTTCTGCCGCCAGGCAATCCTCGAACGACGCGGCTCCCTCCGGCGTCCGGCCTCCCGGCGCCGCGGTCGATGCAACGAAGGGTGGCGCACCGGGCAGAAGGTCGCGCGCGTCCGCGACGATCGGTATCAGCTT from Sinorhizobium garamanticum harbors:
- a CDS encoding class I adenylate-forming enzyme family protein, with the translated sequence MRFEQFLIRNAGANGDKTALVTERKRLSYEELDDLSNRLATALAANGVKRNDRVLVFMDNCWEAAVSIFAILKAGATFSPINASTKADKLAYIIGDCDAAAILTQAKLIPIVADARDLLPGAPPFVASTAAPGGRTPEGAASFEDCLAAEPMPVPHGGIDVDLAMLIYTSGSTGRPKGVMMTHRNVDAASESITTYLRNTPDDIILNVLPLAFDYGLYQLLMAVRLGATLVLEKSFAFPQAIFERIRAEGVTGFPLVPTMAAMILQMRDLEPGFLPSLRYISNTAAALPPAHIARLRELFPSARLYSMYGLTECKRCTYLPPEELDGRPGSVGIAIPNTEAFVVDDEGNRVPPGVPGELVIRGPHVMQGYWRNDAATERMLRPGPNPWEKVLYTGDLFRTDGEGFLYFVGRKDDIIKTRGEKVAPKEVETVLHAHPGIAEAVVIGVPDPVLGAAIGALVVLSDPALSEKDIIRHCARHLEDFMVPKIIEFRTELPKTDTGKVSRRLAVETLELAE